The Eubacterium maltosivorans genome includes the window TGCTGATGTTAAAGGTCTTGAAGGTATCCATGCCAGTGCCGCAGTTTTCCACCACGGGCACAGCGGTCTGGGGCGTGACCTTGCAGGTGTCGATTTCGTAGATGGCCTCAAAGCTGCCGGCCACCTCGGCGGCAGTCGGGCCCTTGGCGCTGAGGGCGGCCAGAAAAGCGCCCTGCTGCATGGGCGTCTGGCGGTCGCCCAGGATTTCCATAAACATTTCCTTAGATTCTTCCTTGGTCAGATTTTCACGGTTGATGAGGCCGGTGATCACCTGGCCGTATTCTTTCATTGTAACTGCTTCCATTATTCGATTCCTCCATAGGGTGTGTTAATCAAAAACAACGATGGTTGAAAGGGTTTCGAGCTGCCGCACACGCTCAAGGCCGTGCGCCAGCTCCTCGAGCGGAATGCGCTCTGTAATCAGGTCTTTTACGACCAGGCTGCCGCTCTCCAGCAGCGCCTTGGCCCGGCGGCTGTGCGCGATGCCGCACCCGTAGGCGCCGGCCATGATCTGCTCCTTGTAATGAAGGGTATTGATCTCCGGCTGGGTGGCGCCGTCTGGGATAATGCCGCTGAAATGGCCGAAGCGTCCTCGCTTTTTCAGCGCACGCAGGGCCAGATTCATGGCCTCCGGGGCCGCGCAGCAGGGGATGGCCGCGTCCACGCCCTTGCCGTCTGTCAGGGCCGGCAGGGCCTGACAGACGGCCTCATAGCTTTCAAAAACGGCGTCAAAGCCCAGCTTTAACGCCCGCGCTGCCCGTTCGGGGTTGGTCTCGACCAGGAAGACCTTCTGTACCCCAAGGGCCTTTGCCACACGCAGGTTGAGGATGCCCATCCGTCCTGCGCCGATGATCAGCAGGGTATCCGAGGGCGCGAGCTTCAGTTTTTCCTGGACGTTGACGCAGCAGGAGAGGGGCTCGATAAAGGAAATTTCCTCAAAGCTCAGGGTGTCATTTTCAATGATGTTGATAATCTGGCCGCGGACGCCCTCCTCGGGGACGATCAGGTATTCCTGGAAGCCGCCGTCATAGTTAAAGCCCATGATGCGCATATGGTCGCAGAGGTTGTCATCGCCTTCTTCGCAGTAGGCGCACCCGCCGCAGGCAA containing:
- a CDS encoding alcohol dehydrogenase catalytic domain-containing protein codes for the protein MKAVVLTGPGELEMTERAIPSCGDHEVLVQVKACNLCKTDLKCLTMGQRDLVYPRVLGHEISGVIAEVGAAVTGYQKGQRVHVHPGIACGGCAYCEEGDDNLCDHMRIMGFNYDGGFQEYLIVPEEGVRGQIINIIENDTLSFEEISFIEPLSCCVNVQEKLKLAPSDTLLIIGAGRMGILNLRVAKALGVQKVFLVETNPERAARALKLGFDAVFESYEAVCQALPALTDGKGVDAAIPCCAAPEAMNLALRALKKRGRFGHFSGIIPDGATQPEINTLHYKEQIMAGAYGCGIAHSRRAKALLESGSLVVKDLITERIPLEELAHGLERVRQLETLSTIVVFD